The genome window TCGATAGTTCAGCCGCCGTTCAGAGTATATGCGAAGAGGTCGCGCAAGAGACTCCTGTTGCAATGCTGTGTTATTACACAGAAGAATATTGTCCGGAAGCACTTTCTCACGCACTCAAATCCAGATTACCCAATGTCCCGTTTATCGGATGTTCTTCCTGTAAGGGCATCATGACGGAACACGGTTATCATGAAGGGCCCGTAGTCGGTGTGCTGTTTATTCATAATGATTCAGCGTGCGCTTATGGTTCAGCGATAGCCGATTTGGAGCATGAGAGTCATGGTGATCCTCAATTGATACAGCGATTGATTGATGAAGCGTTGCAGGATGCCGATCGAGTAGGGGAAGTCCCTAACTTGATTCTATTGCATGCAACTCCAGGTTGTGAAGAGCGCTATATTGATGCCATTGATGAGACGTTTGGGACTCATATTCCCATTATTGGCGGCAGCGCGGCAGACAATATGATTCAAAGTCGTTGGTCGTTGATTTCCGATAAAGGTGCGAGTCGAAATGGCATTGCAATTCAGCTCTGCTTCACGAGTAAGCCTTTGACCACGGGGTTCGGTGCCGGGTATTCTCCGACGACATTTAAAGGTGAAATTACCTTAGCGCAAGGTCGGCTTATTTGTGAAATAGATGGGTTACCCGCAAAGAACGTTTATCAACAGTGGATAAATGAACATGCAGGTGAAAGCATTTCTGAACAATACATTTTCGACCATATTGCGCGGTTCCCACTCGGGGTTGTCGCGGGATCAATCTATCAGCAACCGTATTATAAACTGACTCATCCCATCTACTTCCTTCCTAATGGGTGTGTGGAATTATTTGCTGAAATTCAAACCGGTAAAGAAATTCAGCTCATGACGGGATCTCGAGAGCAACTTATCTGTCGTGCGTCACGAGTCGTTAAAGAAGCAAATACACAAAATTAT of Vibrio zhugei contains these proteins:
- a CDS encoding FIST signal transduction protein — encoded protein: MLCYYTEEYCPEALSHALKSRLPNVPFIGCSSCKGIMTEHGYHEGPVVGVLFIHNDSACAYGSAIADLEHESHGDPQLIQRLIDEALQDADRVGEVPNLILLHATPGCEERYIDAIDETFGTHIPIIGGSAADNMIQSRWSLISDKGASRNGIAIQLCFTSKPLTTGFGAGYSPTTFKGEITLAQGRLICEIDGLPAKNVYQQWINEHAGESISEQYIFDHIARFPLGVVAGSIYQQPYYKLTHPIYFLPNGCVELFAEIQTGKEIQLMTGSREQLICRASRVVKEANTQNYHESLVCGAIIIHCAGSMLWLGDGIQQVYEKLNSQMNGQSFICPFTFGEQGRFIGGENAHGNLMISSVIFYDSE